In a genomic window of Chaetodon auriga isolate fChaAug3 chromosome 1, fChaAug3.hap1, whole genome shotgun sequence:
- the LOC143322301 gene encoding tumor protein p53-inducible nuclear protein 2, with protein MIGKILSQLLGSAVEDFEGDSDTYEELMEFEEGGWVIVNLPENQLLSAPEVDPLENLLIEHPSMSVYQMRCRASGAEEEEEEEGSDEDEEDTTRPVAVRRHISWRLAAWGIPLPCNIHLLAVQRARIQAERKKLSRSALHRQNLAKTRFSAVEKRYGHFKQPCQRLCNY; from the exons ATGATCGGAAAGATTCTTTCTCAGCTGCTTGGGAGCGCTGTCGAGGATTTTGAGGGAGACAGCGACACTTACGAGGAGCTGATGGAGTttgaggagggaggatgggtCATTGTTAATCTCccag AGAATCAGCTGCTATCGGCCCCTGAGGTGGATCCCCTCGAGAACCTCCTGATCGAGCACCCCAGCATGTCTGTCTACCAGATGAGATGCAGGGccagtggagcagaggaggaggaggaggaggagggctctGATGAAGACGAAGAGGACACCACCAG gCCAGTGGCAGTGAGGCGGCACATATCTTGGCGTCTGGCCGCCTGGGGAATTCCTCTACCCTGCAACATCCATCTGCTGGCTGTCCAGAGGGCCAGGATCCAGGCTGAGCGCAAGAAGCTGAGCCGCAGCGCCCTTCACAGGCAGAACCTGGCTAAGACACGATTCTCCGCGGTCGAGAAACGCTACGGCCACTTCAAGCAGCCCTGCCAGCGCCTCTGCAACTACTGA
- the LOC143324421 gene encoding protein C19orf12 homolog has product MAPRMDDVMRLCCELSAHDQIKVAVKNSTKGAVVAGGTAFVGGLLGGPAGIAVGGAVGGLLGSWLTSGQFRPLPQILMELPPTQQQKLCTDIMAVLGNLDWMDAAQLIALVMGNATLQQQVTAALLSYVTKELRAEVRYQD; this is encoded by the exons ATGGCTCCACGAATGGATGATGTCATGCGTCTGTGCTGTGAATTATCAGCTCACGATCAGATCAAGGTTGCGGTGAAAAACTCAACCAAAGGAGCGGTGGTGGCAGGAGGAACAGCCTTTGTCGGCGGGCTGCTCGGTGGACCTGCAGGGATTGCTGTCG GTGGAGCAGTCGGTGGTCTCTTAGGCAGCTGGCTGACCAGCGGGCAGTTCAGGCCTCTGCCTCAGATCCTGATGGAGTTGCCACCGACCCAGCAACAGAAGCTCTGTACTGACATTATGGCCGTCTTGGGCAACCTGGACTGGATGGACGCGGCCCAGCTCATCGCCCTTGTGATGGGCAATGCcaccctccagcagcaggtcacTGCTGCGCTGCTTAGCTACGTCACAAAGGAGCTCAGAGCAGAGGTGCGTTATCAGGATTGA
- the LOC143325920 gene encoding uncharacterized protein F13E9.13, mitochondrial encodes MKFVDLFGRLKSVVIGMVHVKALPGTPLGCMKMSQITEEACREAEIYRDAGVDGLIIENMHDIPYSFSVGPEVCACMTAVCSAVRSVCPSLPLGVQILSSANQQALAIALASGLDFIRAEGFVFSHVADEGLLNACAGDLLRYRKQIGAEHVQIFTDIKKKHSSHALTSDVSIEEMARAAEFFLSDGLIITGTATGVQADPRELREVSQSVRIPVLIGSGVTDDNIERYLDANGMIIGSHFKEGGHWANAVDPERVKRFMGKRHNLLK; translated from the exons ATGAAGTTTGTGGACCTTTTTGGGCGCCTGAAATCCGTGGTCATTGGAATGGTCCATGTCAAAGCCTTACCAG GCACCCCGCTGGGTTGTATGAAAATGTCCCAGATCACTGAAGAAGCTTGCAGGGAGGCAGAAATCTACCGCGATGCAGGAGTT GATGGTCTGATCATTGAGAACATGCATGATATCCCTTACTCCTTCTCTGTGGGCCCTGAGGTGTGTGCCTGTATGACTGCAGTGTGCTCTGCTGTGAGAAGCGTCTGTCCATCCCTGCCGCTCGGAGTGCAAATACTGTCGTCTGCTAACCAGCAGGCACTGGCCATAGCTCTGGCCTCAG GTCTGGATTTCATCAGGGCTGAgggttttgtcttttctcacGTGGCTGACGAGGGCCTCCTGAATGCCTGCGCCGGGGACTTACTGAGGTACCGCAAACAGATTGGAGCTGAGCATGTGCAGATCTTCACCGACATCAAGAAGAAGCACAG cTCCCATGCCCTGACATCAGATGTTAGCATCGAGGAGATGGCACGTGCCGCAGAGTTCTTCCTCTCTGATGGACTCATCATCACAGGAACAGCCACTGGAGTTCAGGCTGACCCCCGGGAGCTCAGAG AGGTTTCCCAGTCTGTGAGAATCCCAGTGCTCATAGGTTCCGGAGTGACTGATGACAACATCGAACGCTACCTTGATGCAAACGGGATGATCATCGGTTCTCATTTCAAGGAGGGTGGCCACTGGGCCAATGCAGTCGACCCTGAGCGAGTGAAGAGGTTTATGGGAAAGAGACACAACCTCCTAAAATGA